In Paenibacillus sonchi, a single genomic region encodes these proteins:
- a CDS encoding ArsR/SmtB family transcription factor, which translates to MNPIEVFKALSNESRFQILQWLKEPNLHFTPHEGIDMTEVGVCVTQITNKLNMTQSTASQYLAMMQRAGLITTKRIGKFTYYQRNEQVIRQLAAFMKDEI; encoded by the coding sequence ATGAATCCTATCGAAGTATTTAAGGCTTTGTCGAATGAATCGCGTTTTCAGATCTTGCAGTGGCTAAAAGAACCGAATCTCCATTTTACACCCCATGAAGGGATTGATATGACTGAAGTTGGGGTATGTGTAACCCAGATCACGAACAAGCTGAACATGACGCAGTCGACGGCTTCCCAATATCTTGCGATGATGCAGCGGGCCGGACTGATTACAACCAAACGGATTGGCAAATTTACGTACTACCAAAGAAACGAACAGGTGATTCGTCAATTGGCAGCTTTTATGAAAGATGAGATATAG
- a CDS encoding TetR/AcrR family transcriptional regulator, whose amino-acid sequence MVKQAGVAQGTFYWHFKSKEAIALEIIASGRAEIAKVIGQGYRSHSGTVEDMVTASELLLTSLFRFAGSNRYFMELLYAGAGNDEVIRSAVNETRNEMERAFRRNIERAVELQMLPANIDSSLRAMLLVSLIEGVISRWLFGPRETESELSRKTAEELAAETARFEFFGLLGTTKNTANEVKKGSSK is encoded by the coding sequence ATCGTCAAGCAGGCCGGTGTCGCACAAGGCACGTTTTACTGGCATTTCAAGAGCAAGGAAGCCATTGCTCTGGAGATTATCGCGAGCGGCAGAGCCGAGATTGCGAAGGTGATCGGTCAAGGATACCGAAGCCATTCAGGAACCGTAGAGGATATGGTTACTGCGTCCGAGCTGCTTTTAACCAGCCTGTTCCGTTTTGCGGGCAGCAACCGTTATTTCATGGAGCTTTTGTATGCCGGAGCCGGCAATGACGAGGTCATCCGCAGCGCGGTGAATGAAACGAGAAATGAGATGGAACGGGCATTCCGGCGCAATATCGAACGTGCGGTGGAACTGCAGATGCTTCCGGCTAACATTGATTCCTCACTCCGGGCGATGCTCCTGGTGAGTCTTATTGAGGGCGTGATTTCCCGCTGGCTGTTCGGGCCAAGGGAGACGGAATCCGAGCTGTCCCGGAAGACCGCTGAGGAGCTTGCTGCCGAGACAGCCAGATTCGAGTTCTTTGGTCTGCTGGGCACAACGAAGAATACAGCGAATGAAGTCAAGAAGGGGAGTTCGAAATGA
- a CDS encoding MFS transporter: MPVSWKVYILAIISFLVGTSEYIVSGILDRISLSFGVSLAAGGQLITIFSLVYAICTPILMALTASMDRRRLILSGLGLFVAANILSFVLPGYGLFVVARIIMALGAGIVVVTALNIAAKIAREGRQASSIATVVMGFTASLIIGVPLGRMTADAIGWKYIFIGIALLGLISMLIIFLTIPRIKGDEPIPLSQQLALLKEPKVALGLAVTFFWLGGYSIAYTYLSPYLITISGINDSYISGALLIFGIASMIGSKIGGFSTDRWGVYPTLFGGMLLHILMLVLLSLVTHSVVGVLAVLLLWSFAAWSTGSTQQYHITTLKPEASGVMLGLNQSMMQLAMAAGAGIGGLAVQQIALSSITWIGAASVFLATSATLILYRLGAERKTVLEQKL, translated from the coding sequence ATGCCGGTAAGTTGGAAAGTTTATATTTTGGCCATTATAAGTTTTTTGGTGGGGACATCTGAGTATATTGTGTCTGGAATTTTAGACCGCATCTCACTTTCATTCGGCGTTTCACTGGCTGCTGGTGGACAATTGATCACGATCTTCTCGCTCGTATATGCAATCTGTACACCCATTCTTATGGCACTGACGGCAAGCATGGACAGACGAAGATTAATTCTATCAGGTCTGGGCTTGTTCGTTGCAGCTAACATTTTATCCTTTGTTCTGCCTGGGTATGGGTTATTCGTGGTCGCACGTATTATTATGGCGCTTGGTGCGGGAATAGTCGTAGTTACGGCACTAAATATTGCAGCTAAAATCGCCCGGGAAGGCAGGCAGGCAAGCTCGATAGCAACGGTTGTCATGGGCTTCACAGCTTCTCTGATTATTGGTGTTCCTCTGGGAAGAATGACAGCAGATGCCATCGGATGGAAGTATATTTTCATAGGTATTGCACTGCTGGGGCTGATTTCCATGCTGATTATTTTTCTTACAATTCCACGTATCAAAGGTGATGAACCCATTCCCTTATCGCAGCAGCTTGCATTGCTGAAGGAACCAAAAGTGGCCTTGGGATTAGCCGTTACGTTCTTCTGGCTCGGAGGATATTCCATCGCGTATACTTATTTGTCCCCGTACCTGATTACGATTTCGGGGATTAACGACAGCTACATCAGTGGTGCACTGTTAATCTTCGGTATTGCCAGTATGATCGGTTCGAAAATTGGCGGCTTCAGTACGGATCGCTGGGGAGTGTATCCTACGTTATTTGGCGGGATGCTGTTGCATATATTGATGCTTGTCCTATTGTCTCTTGTTACCCATTCCGTTGTCGGTGTGCTGGCTGTGCTTTTGCTCTGGTCATTTGCAGCCTGGTCAACCGGGTCCACCCAACAGTACCATATCACTACCTTGAAACCCGAAGCGTCGGGGGTTATGTTAGGCCTGAACCAGTCGATGATGCAGCTGGCTATGGCGGCTGGGGCTGGGATTGGAGGACTTGCGGTTCAGCAGATTGCGCTGTCTTCGATTACATGGATTGGTGCAGCTAGTGTGTTTTTGGCAACAAGTGCAACTCTGATTTTATATCGGCTTGGAGCTGAAAGAAAAACTGTGCTCGAACAAAAGCTATAA
- a CDS encoding hydantoinase B/oxoprolinase family protein, which yields MARKVDDWLLSQIVGGTLDSVAEEMSAVVTRTARSPIFNEAHDFTTGVFDFTRNSTRLVAQAPGCTLHLYAIVSAVDQLMEAFRNDLHPGDVLLVNDPYHGGSHSLDWTIVMPVFHGRRPILLPAVRSHMGDNGGPVAGGYNPRSRDIWHDGLRIPPIKLYARGEKRRDVFEMILANNRLEHWLEGDLDAMIGACKMAAERIGQLLERYGPPSVIGAIEQRIEYTERRVREEISSWPDGTYTAETFADHDFQGNRDIKIRATVKVEGSGLEIDFTGSSPQVAGFINSPLSNTTSFAFVAVSTCCDESIPINEGYMNPVKVTAPEGTVVNPRLPAPCGHATACVGAEIAEAVLLAISQCAPERAGVNAHKLPLAYTNGTYEDGRPWVNLNFFGYTGGAGGAFETDGWGLYPPVMTGVILPSIEMNELQYPSRVLKHEYAADYTGAGQYRGAPGLEVKIQHLEPSYTSVMMAGVRNTTRGLCGGGDAPANLVVLGDGQSAPLEVRETAFHVHMEPGGIITFHRAGGGGWGNPLLREPGKVLEDVLNGIVSVEGAEREYGVGIVRVDGGFAVDDRKTAELRQLKEG from the coding sequence ATGGCACGAAAGGTTGATGATTGGCTGCTCAGCCAGATTGTAGGCGGCACTCTCGATTCAGTCGCTGAAGAAATGAGCGCAGTTGTTACACGCACTGCCCGTTCGCCTATTTTTAATGAAGCGCATGATTTTACGACAGGTGTTTTTGATTTCACCCGCAACTCCACCAGACTTGTGGCCCAGGCACCGGGCTGCACGCTGCATTTGTATGCCATTGTCAGCGCAGTAGACCAGCTAATGGAGGCCTTCAGAAATGATCTGCATCCCGGCGATGTGCTGCTGGTGAATGATCCTTACCATGGCGGCTCGCACAGTCTGGATTGGACCATAGTAATGCCGGTCTTCCACGGCCGCAGACCCATTCTGCTTCCTGCGGTACGAAGCCATATGGGAGATAACGGAGGGCCCGTAGCCGGAGGTTACAACCCGCGTTCCCGGGACATCTGGCATGACGGGTTGCGGATTCCACCCATTAAGCTGTATGCGCGCGGCGAGAAGCGCCGCGATGTCTTCGAGATGATTCTGGCGAATAACCGGCTGGAGCACTGGCTTGAGGGGGATCTGGACGCAATGATCGGCGCCTGCAAGATGGCCGCCGAACGGATCGGGCAGCTGCTGGAACGTTACGGCCCTCCCTCCGTCATCGGTGCAATTGAGCAGCGGATCGAATACACGGAGCGGAGGGTGCGCGAGGAAATTTCCAGTTGGCCCGACGGCACGTATACGGCGGAAACTTTCGCTGACCACGATTTTCAGGGGAACCGTGACATCAAAATCCGTGCGACAGTAAAGGTTGAAGGCAGCGGGCTTGAGATTGACTTTACAGGGTCCTCGCCGCAGGTAGCCGGATTCATCAACAGTCCGCTTTCCAATACGACTTCATTTGCTTTTGTTGCGGTCTCCACCTGCTGTGACGAGAGCATACCGATCAATGAAGGGTACATGAATCCGGTCAAGGTTACGGCTCCTGAAGGCACGGTGGTCAATCCGCGCCTGCCGGCCCCATGCGGGCATGCCACAGCCTGTGTGGGTGCTGAAATTGCCGAAGCCGTTCTCCTTGCGATCTCCCAGTGTGCGCCTGAAAGAGCAGGCGTCAATGCGCATAAGCTGCCGCTGGCGTATACTAACGGAACCTATGAAGATGGGCGTCCATGGGTCAATCTGAACTTTTTCGGCTATACGGGCGGGGCCGGAGGCGCCTTCGAAACCGATGGCTGGGGATTGTATCCGCCGGTAATGACCGGGGTGATCCTGCCTTCCATTGAGATGAATGAACTCCAGTATCCAAGCCGTGTGCTTAAGCATGAATATGCCGCAGATTATACGGGAGCCGGTCAATACCGCGGTGCGCCGGGACTTGAAGTGAAAATACAGCATCTTGAGCCAAGCTACACCAGTGTGATGATGGCCGGGGTACGCAACACAACCCGCGGTTTATGCGGGGGCGGCGACGCGCCTGCGAATCTGGTGGTACTCGGCGACGGCCAATCAGCCCCTCTTGAAGTCCGGGAAACAGCTTTTCATGTACACATGGAACCGGGCGGCATCATTACATTCCACCGTGCCGGAGGCGGAGGCTGGGGAAATCCGCTGCTTCGGGAGCCGGGCAAAGTGCTGGAGGATGTTCTGAACGGTATCGTGTCTGTCGAAGGAGCAGAACGGGAGTATGGCGTAGGGATTGTTCGTGTCGATGGAGGGTTTGCGGTCGATGACCGCAAAACGGCAGAACTCCGGCAGCTAAAAGAGGGCTGA
- a CDS encoding hydantoinase B/oxoprolinase family protein, whose product MRITPVKLYTGGKLQRDVQRFVLANSRTPELLASDLDALRASLLQAQTGLRSIIQAYGLSKVARAIGQMKAHTQEQVLNLLPEGRKEWCGAADFSASKVSGRVQVRMQRVGNLWKADFTGSASQVDAPFNCSEATTSACAVTAILAEHLESLPVNDGLLDVFEFRLPAGSIVNPAYPSATALGYHTAGQAVAAAVTHALNESGNGEGKFPAVHGAAPLTVLYAPIGTQKQTVPVFLELGYTASASGWGPPVLHSGRRLASAEELEWRSGLRMTQRELAGDEVMEVRVELLDGSWEACIFVPDQADSSGLSVAVESCGEVWKGTVTGLPLSAGATIHYTFARNGGGRPAEKEVGLHGTKG is encoded by the coding sequence ATGCGCATCACCCCTGTCAAGCTGTATACAGGCGGCAAGCTGCAGCGGGATGTGCAGCGTTTTGTACTGGCAAACAGCCGGACTCCAGAGCTGCTGGCATCCGATCTGGATGCGCTTCGGGCAAGTCTGCTGCAGGCCCAGACCGGACTGCGTTCGATTATCCAAGCCTATGGCTTGAGTAAGGTGGCCCGGGCCATCGGGCAGATGAAGGCACACACGCAGGAGCAGGTCCTGAACCTGCTCCCGGAAGGCCGGAAGGAGTGGTGTGGTGCTGCCGATTTCTCGGCTTCAAAGGTAAGCGGAAGGGTACAGGTCCGGATGCAGCGGGTGGGGAATCTCTGGAAAGCGGATTTCACCGGTTCTGCCTCGCAGGTGGATGCGCCGTTCAATTGCAGTGAGGCAACCACATCTGCCTGCGCGGTTACGGCAATATTGGCAGAGCATTTGGAATCTCTGCCGGTTAATGACGGTTTGCTGGATGTGTTCGAATTCAGGCTGCCAGCCGGGAGTATTGTGAATCCCGCTTATCCATCTGCTACTGCGCTCGGATATCATACGGCCGGGCAGGCTGTAGCTGCAGCCGTCACTCATGCATTAAATGAATCTGGCAATGGCGAAGGGAAGTTTCCGGCTGTTCATGGTGCTGCACCGCTTACGGTGCTCTATGCACCCATAGGGACGCAGAAGCAGACAGTGCCTGTGTTCCTTGAACTGGGCTATACGGCATCTGCCAGCGGGTGGGGCCCGCCGGTGCTGCACAGCGGCCGCAGGCTCGCCTCGGCGGAGGAGCTGGAGTGGAGAAGCGGACTGCGCATGACACAGCGGGAACTGGCCGGGGATGAGGTTATGGAAGTACGGGTTGAGCTGCTGGACGGCAGCTGGGAGGCCTGTATTTTTGTGCCGGATCAAGCGGATTCATCCGGTCTGTCAGTGGCTGTAGAGAGCTGTGGAGAAGTGTGGAAAGGTACGGTTACAGGACTGCCTCTATCGGCTGGTGCAACAATCCATTACACATTTGCCCGGAATGGCGGCGGGAGACCCGCAGAAAAGGAGGTTGGCCTTCATGGCACGAAAGGTTGA
- a CDS encoding OsmC family protein gives MISVLWSNHSYTVSSDNTYEAPAGARQSPMDILCESLGMCIAVSLVRLMGDAGLDSNLLTVEVVPHKAHGGAPRVENMNVSVIFPGALSTEIKEKLLLQASRVCTIGNTLKRGSEITYEIKP, from the coding sequence ATGATATCAGTCCTATGGAGCAATCACAGTTATACGGTTAGCAGCGACAATACGTATGAAGCGCCCGCAGGCGCCAGACAGTCTCCCATGGATATTCTGTGTGAGTCACTGGGCATGTGCATCGCGGTTTCCCTTGTCAGATTGATGGGGGATGCGGGACTGGACAGCAATCTGCTGACAGTCGAAGTAGTGCCTCATAAAGCCCATGGAGGGGCACCCCGTGTGGAGAATATGAACGTCTCGGTGATATTCCCCGGCGCATTAAGCACGGAAATCAAAGAGAAGCTGCTGCTGCAGGCGTCCCGGGTGTGTACCATTGGCAACACCTTAAAACGCGGCAGTGAAATTACTTACGAAATCAAACCATAA
- a CDS encoding hydantoinase/oxoprolinase family protein gives MTAENNSWMLGIDVGGTFTDLAALDERGNITATKTPSTPDPSDGVIQGIEKLSGQLNISMLDFLTRCSLLVHGTTVATNTILEYNGAKVGLITTEGFRDEIEFRRAYKESVFSPRLPAPYRIVPRRLRIGVPERVGAQGQTIIPLDEAAVREAIRFFKQEKVEAIAVSFLFSFLDPAHEQKVKQIAQEEAPDIFVTLSSEVLPQIREFERVSTTIVNAYTAPAMKRYMERLDRRLREQQFKGELFVMQSSGGVQNIVQSGRLAASCLLSGPAGGVTAAAFIGERIGYKDLITVDMGGTSYDVSVIEQLQPTLTTESWISRYRVALPMLDIHTVGAGGGSIAWIDNGGMLQVGPRSAGSTPGPACYGRGGTEPTVTDANVVLGYINPDNFLGGEMKLDRTLSEEAIRRAVAEPLGVSVIEAALAISEIVNNNMSNAIRFVTTQRGYDPRKFALLAAGGAGAVHAGRQAEELGINTVIVPGFAPVLCALGDVIANLKVTELRTFYGNSKELQLADINQRFEQMERSAKEKLGESGKLNLNMEVRKYADMRYEGEVHEVTVPIRTRTRKITELNMEAAFGQFHELHERLYAHKNIGQEIELLNLRLDLIGVRDRIQLQEGQFSEEDPGAAQISSRPVYFGQQADETKIYDSSLLVPGNLIVGPAIIEHWGSTIVVYPGDEALIDPGGNCIIEVRKEKEAV, from the coding sequence ATGACAGCAGAGAATAACAGTTGGATGCTTGGGATTGATGTGGGGGGCACGTTTACGGATCTGGCAGCTTTGGATGAACGGGGGAACATTACGGCCACCAAGACTCCTTCAACCCCCGATCCCTCGGATGGAGTGATTCAGGGTATTGAGAAATTGTCCGGGCAGCTGAATATCAGCATGCTGGATTTCCTTACCCGCTGTTCGCTGCTTGTGCATGGGACAACGGTGGCAACCAACACGATTCTGGAGTATAACGGGGCCAAAGTGGGATTGATTACTACCGAGGGATTCAGGGATGAGATTGAATTCCGCCGCGCTTATAAGGAAAGTGTATTCTCGCCGCGTCTCCCTGCACCGTACCGGATTGTACCGAGACGCCTTCGTATCGGTGTTCCTGAGCGTGTGGGGGCACAGGGGCAAACCATCATCCCCCTGGATGAGGCAGCGGTACGGGAAGCTATCCGTTTCTTCAAGCAGGAGAAGGTGGAGGCGATTGCTGTTTCTTTCCTGTTCAGCTTCCTGGACCCGGCACATGAGCAGAAGGTGAAGCAGATTGCTCAAGAAGAAGCGCCTGACATCTTTGTTACATTGTCCTCGGAGGTGCTGCCGCAAATCAGGGAGTTTGAACGCGTCAGTACAACCATTGTGAATGCTTATACGGCTCCGGCGATGAAGCGGTACATGGAACGGCTGGACCGCCGTCTGCGGGAGCAGCAGTTCAAAGGCGAGCTTTTTGTCATGCAGTCCAGCGGCGGGGTGCAGAACATTGTGCAGAGCGGGCGGCTTGCTGCAAGCTGCCTGCTGTCCGGACCGGCCGGCGGCGTGACTGCGGCTGCTTTTATAGGTGAACGCATCGGATATAAGGATCTCATCACGGTAGATATGGGCGGGACAAGCTATGATGTCTCGGTCATTGAGCAGCTGCAGCCGACGTTGACGACGGAAAGCTGGATCAGCCGCTACCGTGTGGCGCTGCCGATGCTGGATATCCACACAGTTGGTGCAGGTGGCGGCAGCATCGCCTGGATCGACAACGGAGGCATGCTGCAGGTGGGGCCGCGCAGTGCCGGATCAACTCCGGGCCCGGCCTGCTACGGCCGGGGCGGTACTGAGCCGACGGTAACCGATGCGAATGTTGTGCTGGGATATATTAACCCTGATAACTTCCTGGGCGGTGAAATGAAGCTGGACCGAACCTTGTCAGAAGAAGCCATCCGCCGGGCGGTTGCGGAACCGTTAGGGGTTTCGGTTATTGAAGCGGCGCTTGCGATATCGGAGATTGTGAATAACAACATGTCCAACGCCATCCGGTTTGTAACGACCCAGCGCGGCTACGATCCCCGCAAGTTTGCGCTCCTTGCTGCAGGCGGGGCGGGAGCCGTTCATGCTGGACGGCAGGCTGAGGAGCTTGGCATCAATACGGTTATTGTCCCGGGCTTCGCCCCTGTGCTGTGCGCGCTTGGCGATGTGATCGCCAACCTCAAAGTCACTGAATTGCGCACGTTTTACGGAAATTCGAAAGAGCTGCAACTGGCTGATATCAATCAGCGTTTTGAGCAGATGGAACGTTCTGCCAAAGAAAAGCTCGGAGAGAGCGGAAAGCTTAATCTGAATATGGAAGTCCGCAAATATGCGGATATGCGTTATGAAGGCGAGGTTCATGAGGTAACGGTTCCGATCCGCACACGTACCCGTAAGATTACGGAACTGAATATGGAAGCTGCCTTTGGGCAGTTCCATGAACTGCATGAGCGGCTCTATGCCCACAAAAATATCGGTCAGGAAATCGAACTGCTGAATTTGCGGCTCGATCTGATCGGGGTCCGGGACCGGATACAGCTGCAGGAAGGCCAGTTCAGTGAAGAAGATCCCGGCGCGGCTCAAATCTCCTCCCGCCCGGTATATTTTGGACAGCAGGCGGATGAGACGAAGATTTATGACAGCTCACTGCTGGTGCCGGGCAATCTGATTGTAGGCCCGGCGATTATTGAGCACTGGGGATCGACGATTGTCGTGTATCCGGGAGATGAGGCGCTGATTGACCCGGGCGGCAACTGTATTATTGAGGTGCGGAAAGAAAAGGAGGCGGTATAG
- a CDS encoding metal-dependent hydrolase, whose product MKIIYHGHSCIQIEVSGKSLIIDPFLRGNPAAVTKPEEVKTDMVLLTHAHVDHILDAAPIALQNNVPIVANVELAGYMEGQGVQTIGMNIGGTVDLGFAKATMIHAFHSSGITLEDGQKAIYGGMPAGFIIQAEGRTVVHTGDTGLFGDLKMFGELYDIDLAVLPIGGHYTMGPEHALIAAKWLGAKQVLPIHYNTFPPIVQDADAFVRALGEEGIRGTVLGYGESLEL is encoded by the coding sequence ATGAAAATCATTTACCATGGTCATTCCTGCATTCAGATTGAGGTGAGCGGCAAGTCGCTCATTATTGACCCGTTTCTTAGAGGCAACCCCGCTGCGGTCACCAAACCGGAGGAGGTCAAGACAGATATGGTGCTGCTGACCCATGCCCATGTGGATCACATTCTGGATGCTGCGCCGATTGCGCTGCAGAATAATGTGCCAATCGTGGCGAATGTGGAGTTGGCTGGTTACATGGAAGGACAAGGCGTCCAGACTATCGGGATGAACATCGGGGGAACGGTTGATCTTGGTTTTGCCAAGGCGACGATGATTCATGCTTTTCATAGCTCCGGCATTACGCTGGAAGACGGGCAGAAAGCGATTTATGGCGGCATGCCTGCGGGATTCATTATTCAGGCGGAAGGACGCACTGTTGTGCACACCGGGGACACGGGCCTGTTCGGAGATTTGAAAATGTTCGGTGAGTTGTACGACATCGATCTGGCGGTTCTGCCTATCGGGGGGCATTACACTATGGGACCGGAGCATGCGCTGATTGCCGCCAAATGGCTGGGAGCCAAGCAGGTGCTTCCGATTCACTACAATACCTTCCCGCCTATAGTGCAGGATGCGGATGCTTTTGTGCGGGCGCTTGGGGAAGAAGGAATCAGAGGCACGGTGCTTGGCTACGGGGAGTCACTGGAGCTGTAG
- a CDS encoding cytosine permease has translation MAILKEHTAGQQGNIVALEDYAIQSVPAEKRKSWLNVAFTSCGWIISLSTIFVGGSLAAGMTFGQAILAAVIGMTILAVYGFFQGWMGAKYGVATAVLARQAFGRAGAGLFGILLSLTMGIGWFGWQVAFFGSTIEQMFPGQWFADPTFAIIWGGVLMIFTALIGYKGITYLSFVAVPLVIVLSIWGIFVAADASGGLSDLFALQPTGASLGLFAGITLVVGNAALGAIVFPDVSRYGKTPLAGGMGAAVGYFVGGIFSVVAGAAMTFAAQLPDLGSTPNIPAVMAKLGMGFFAFLILVFAQWSNNDNNLYTGALGLRNVVKLPKFVLVLIMGGLGIVIALTGYQDHFVPFLNFLGVYVPPIAGVMIADHWIVRRGTYQFGEGTKYSGINLAAIAAVIIAGVIASNIAWGISPINSTVLGLIIYPVLTALLRLLRIPYEWGQTTEDSTGY, from the coding sequence ATGGCAATCCTTAAAGAGCATACAGCGGGCCAGCAGGGAAATATAGTAGCCCTCGAAGATTACGCGATTCAATCGGTCCCGGCGGAAAAACGAAAAAGTTGGCTTAATGTTGCTTTTACCAGCTGCGGATGGATTATCTCCTTATCGACCATATTTGTAGGGGGATCACTCGCAGCGGGCATGACCTTCGGACAAGCCATTCTGGCGGCGGTAATCGGGATGACCATTCTGGCGGTGTACGGGTTTTTCCAGGGCTGGATGGGAGCCAAATACGGTGTGGCTACCGCTGTTCTCGCCCGGCAGGCCTTCGGCCGGGCCGGTGCCGGACTGTTCGGCATTCTGCTGTCGCTGACGATGGGGATCGGCTGGTTTGGCTGGCAGGTTGCTTTTTTCGGATCAACGATTGAGCAAATGTTCCCCGGCCAATGGTTTGCGGACCCGACCTTTGCGATTATCTGGGGCGGCGTGCTTATGATTTTTACGGCTTTGATCGGCTATAAGGGGATTACTTATTTAAGCTTTGTTGCTGTGCCGCTGGTCATTGTTCTTTCGATCTGGGGGATATTTGTTGCCGCCGATGCTTCTGGCGGATTAAGTGATTTGTTTGCTCTTCAGCCTACCGGCGCGTCCCTTGGCTTATTCGCGGGAATCACTCTGGTAGTGGGGAATGCGGCGCTTGGCGCCATCGTGTTCCCGGATGTTTCGCGGTATGGGAAGACACCTCTGGCCGGCGGTATGGGCGCAGCGGTTGGTTATTTTGTCGGCGGGATTTTTTCGGTGGTTGCCGGAGCGGCTATGACCTTTGCGGCACAACTGCCTGACCTGGGGTCCACTCCTAATATCCCGGCTGTAATGGCCAAGCTTGGCATGGGCTTCTTTGCTTTTTTGATTCTGGTTTTTGCCCAATGGTCCAACAATGACAACAATCTGTATACAGGCGCACTTGGTCTGCGCAACGTGGTGAAGCTGCCGAAGTTCGTTCTGGTGCTCATCATGGGGGGGCTGGGTATTGTGATTGCGCTGACAGGCTATCAGGACCATTTCGTGCCGTTCCTGAACTTCCTTGGTGTCTATGTGCCGCCGATTGCCGGAGTTATGATTGCCGATCACTGGATTGTGCGCAGAGGTACCTATCAATTTGGTGAGGGCACGAAGTATAGCGGAATTAATCTCGCGGCCATCGCCGCCGTGATCATTGCAGGCGTTATCGCTTCAAATATAGCATGGGGAATCAGCCCAATTAATTCGACCGTTCTGGGTCTGATCATCTATCCGGTGCTGACTGCGCTGCTGCGGCTGCTGCGGATTCCCTATGAGTGGGGACAAACTACGGAAGATTCTACAGGTTACTAA